A segment of the Anopheles cruzii chromosome 2, idAnoCruzAS_RS32_06, whole genome shotgun sequence genome:
GGTGTGCCCCCGTGGCGCTGTGGTGCGGAGGTGTGCGCGGAGGCAGAACTAGCGGCCGTTACTACCAGGGGTACCCCCGGGGGGCAGGCAAATAGTTTAAAAAGGCAGGCAgagacggaaaaaaggacgccTGAGGGCGGCTAAGCAAATTTCTCCTTCTTCGGAGCAaccggtttttatgtttgcattTCAGGACGTCGTCGGAAAGGGTGCAGAGTAATGAAAAGTTTTCTTAATGGCAACGCGCTAGTggtcggaaaggaaaaaatctATTTAAAAGCGGATCCAGAAAGGGCCACCAGAATGCACCCTGAAACGGGCAAAACTAAATACCAATCCAGGCCGCCCGCTGCCGGCAGATAATGGAAATTAACGTACTGGAGGCCATGCCACTGCCGCATAGCCTTCGCAGTGTGACACAGGATgcgccaaaacaaaaacaacgcggGGACACTAATGATGAAAGAATTAAAAGTAGCGAACGACATGCCAACGAAAAAGGATAGCAAAAATACCGAAGAAATCCAATCTACTATCCGCCCCATGCCATTGCTGACCCGGAGAAGGAGAAATTTGatagcaaacaaattgaagcaaaaaatagaaaggAATAAAACAGGAAGGAAGTAAGCAGCTAAATTGAACCAAATAATGCAGAAGGCCAGGGAGACTGGTTCGTAACTACGATAAGAAACGTTAGGCGGCAAAATAGGCAAAAGTGGTcccccgcaaaaaaaacacactcgCACAGCGAACAGCAAAACTGTGGCAGGCAGGAAGGCAGGCGGGCAACAACTCCGGGCTATGCAACGGCTACACCCGCTTCGGTTACTAACACTTACCGAGCCCTCGCATGGAATAGACCATGGCAGTGGGGGGAAAGGGGCAGAGCGGTGGCGGGCTGTCGGAGGCCGGCAGGACGTGGTAggcgttggcggtggccacgccgACGCCGCTCGTGCTGCcctccgagtccgagtgcGAGTTGGTCTCTAGCCGCATGTACGTGGCGACCTTTGACTGAATTTCGATCGGAAGCTGGcgggtgcgaaagagagaaagagggagagagcatGTCACTGTCAGTCGTTTGATCGAAtcaaaatttatgttttgatGTATcacacccccggggggttgtGTTTGAGTCCCGCACTTACCGAGGAAAGTTTTGGCGAGACGAAGCTGTCCGGCTTACACTGCAGTAGCTGGATGGCCACGCTGATGTCGGTCTTGTAGCGCTCCTGTgaaagaacgagagagagagacagtgtaAAGAGCAGGCTGCGAGGCACAAGGACTTCGTTTCGACCTCGGACCTCGGACTCGGCGCTCAATCAAGCGCACGGGAACTGCCATTTCCTGCAGCCACGGGCAACCAACGACGGTCGGGGACGGAAGATTGATTCATCTCCGAGCCCCGCGGTGCCCTTCGCACATTCTCCCGCATCAccttccatcatcatcatcatcgtcagcaacTCCCCCGAGGGACGCCGTGTTTCCatctttaatttatttccacacACAGTGAGGCCAACCATTTTCTcgttacacaaaaaaaaataacggtGGAAGGTTCGCGTCGCGGGATCCGCGAATCCtgacgagtgtgtgtgtcaggaAGGGAAAGGCTCCCGTATACAGCTGGCCCCGGAATTGAGATATAATTCTTGTTTTAATTCCAGAACAGCGATTCCAGAATGccaacggcaccaccaccaccagcgttagacgatgacgccgacgatgacgacggtgatgataatgatgatggaagAAGATTAATGGAAAAGTATTCCACCGGAGCAGCGGGCACATTGCTCGCGTGAAGTTATTGGACGCGGAATGCGCGAAGCGGTCGGTTCTAATGCAATTATGTTCACACCGAAGCCATGGCACCGGAGCGGACACGGAGTCGGAGCCCGGTGCAGGCCGAAGCGGATATAAAGTTACACATCCTCTCCATCTCGCGTGCTCTTTGCCGGTTGGCCTGGACGAGTATTGCGCTTGAATTGTGCGTCACTttgcgagcgaacgaacggcggtGAGCGTCTTCGCGGCGCCACGCTTTAAGCGCTTTGGTTTTGTACCGACTTCTAAGACActggcgccattttgtttggcCATCGTGAAGTTTCAGTCTCACAGGAGCTTCTATACCTATAAGCTTCTaaaccttaaaataaaaaaaggttcTGCTTGTGGATGATCCTGTTACAACCTGTCCGAGACCACCACTGGAAAACAATTAAGATCCCGGATCGATACCCAATCTTCCCCGGTAATCACCTTTGCACCTTACAGGTCCTTTCATGCGTGCGTGGTTTTGATTGTTCCACGAAATCCCCAACCCGAACGgtctccagctccagcagggAGTTCCGTCGTGCGGCACGTGCGGCTCGAGCCGTGTTTCGGAGAATTCTTGTCCACGCGTAACGTGTGCCGCCATTAAGCGTGGCAGGGAGAACCTTTAAAATCTAATctgctcgccgtcgccgacgccaCGGCGtgttctttcgctttttttctaCGCGTTCTCCCGAAAGTCCTCTCGTCCtaataaaaatgaatcatTTCGGCACCTGCTTGCTGGTTAGGGCAGCTTTCCCGGCCTGGAACTGTCACCCAAGCCGGGACCAAGTTGATCCATTATTCAGACATCACCATTCGGCCGCTGTACTGTAATGGCTTTCATCTTCACTCCGGTCTCGGCGACGTCTTCAGGAGCTCCCGGAACGGGGCGAAGTAAAAACGCAATCGAGCGCACCCACTTGAAACTTGTGCCGAAGTTCTGCGCCATTACGGTGTGGGGCTCGCGCCGGAGAAGCTTCGTAATCCATTTCGGGGGGCGGCTTATCGAATCATTTTCTTGGCCGCTGCGTTCAATTCTCAGCTCGGCTTGGGGTAACTTCCTCACCTGGTGTCACTGATTGGTGTACATCGATTCGTCTAACGGCTCGAAGGATTAGCGCCAGCCAAAGGGGCCACTCGGAAAGACCTTCCTTTCCAGACCGTTTGTTGGATTACTTGACGAGTGAGTCGAAGGCCCGTAGTTAGTGTCCCGATACTATAAAATCCAATAATGATCCCCTAGAATCGGGGGTTCCTGCAGGATGGAAGGTATCTAAGGTTCCTAATGTCCAATCAAGGATAACATAATGAGATACCTAACACAAACGGTGCCCAAGACAGGATTGGTGGCCAGGACGAGTTGTTCTCGCCAGTTTGGTGGATCGGTGGTGGAATCATCTCCTGTGAGCTCCTATCTTATGGTCACCTTTGAATTTTGGTAGAGCACATCAACTCAAAAACTCGGTGGAAACTCCCGCAGCTTGATTGACGATTTTTCCTGTCCATTTCTTGGCCGATAAGAGCAGACCAAAATTAGATCCATTTTAACCCTCAGCATGGACCGCCAAAAAAAGTGCCCTCTCATTGGCCTAGCCCGGAACCAGAAATCGGCTATGATGGCCAATTTCTTAACCAAACTTTCGCCCCGAATCGAAATGGAACAGTCAtccggcgagcgagcggagtGGAATTTTCAACTTTCGGCTTCAAAGTTTCCCACTCGAATCGGTATTTGTATTCCATTACGGAGCCACGCCGCCGGGCGATCGGCCACCGATGCTCAggctggtggccggtttttttcgttggtcGCCAGAATTCCAGTGTGGGCCCACCATGAGTCATGCATTCTTCCGGGCAGCGGGCCCGTGATCGATGTGCTTCAGTTTTTCAGTTACCGATTTTCCGTCAGAAGTCAACACCAAGCGCGCTTTTGGCCGGCGTTTGACGGATGGTTCTCGGAGCTTCTCGGGGCCGGTGGCTTCGTTAGCACAGCATCCCGGCCCCTGTGGCTGTGTTCGTTTTGGTAGGACGGTTAgtgcaaataaaagaaaacttgAAACGGCGCTTCGCATCAGCTGCATCCAGCGCCGAATTGGCTGGCCAACAACCGGGAGCGACCCGAACTTGAGCCGGAAATTGGTTCCAGGTTTTTGGCTTGTCATCACGGTGGGCGCCTTTCTGTTTCATCTTTTTTTTCCCTCTCGGGTCCTTGAAATGTCACCAGCTTCCTAGCTTTGATAAGGCTCCTCGGCCGACTCGTTATCGTGTGAcaacacactcgcacacatgTTGCACTGCCTTCGGCACCGAAGTGACAAATGTAGGAATTTGGCACACGCCACGCGACTCGTCAGAGGTACCGTCCCGAGGGGGCGCAAAGGATGTGATCCGCGATTGGGGATTCGATTGATTTCCATCcttccttctctctttctctccctgtcATACAGGAACCGAGGTCGGTGGTCCTGTGTCCCACCGACCCAGCGAATAGGGTCCCAATTTTCCGGTTCATCGGAGCAAACCTCGAACGCCGACGACACTTATTCTGCCTCAGCAAacccggttggctggctggccagatTATCAGCCTAACGTTTTTTCTGGCCTGTGCGGAGAATGTTTgctgaccacacacacacacacacgtaaacGCACACAAAAGTTGTGGTGTGAACATTAAGTGGGCGAGTGATTTTGACGTGCCGGGATTCGGAAGGCCGCACGTTTGTGGCCTGTTTTTAAGTACCGCGCGGGCGCCATCGAGGGGTTTcgaacacagagagagggagaaggaTAAAAGGATATTCTTAGCCCCGTGGCCCCCAGCTACGGCGTTATCATCCGCACGatccccacccgggggggggctCTGGGCTTTTAATGGAGCGAATCTGGCGTAAAAATAGAACCGCCCTCAGAACATTGCAAatccaccggaaccaccaccggatggtgTAAGCGATTTGCTAAAGCCTGCCCAGCAGGGGCTCCAATGAATCAGCCGAGGTTTTGACCACCCCTGAAGCTGGTTGTTAAATGGAAAAACGATGACCCTTGAAGAGGCACAAAATTATCAGCCCACTCTCTGCGACGGGATCGATAGCCCATCGAACGGTCCGGACTTGGATGGAGCCCGAGAAACAATCCATGCCGTTCATCTCCTCATCTGCAAGGACTGCAAGGACTCCGATTCCATTAACAATTTCTGAACTGGCGCCGCCCCATGCGGGCCAACAATTAGAAATCAGGTCACATCGGAGCACACTTGTAGGGCCTGCAGCGTGAGTCATCCATGGTTGGTCGTGGCCAAGGAGCTACCGCCACCGTGGAGCCACCAGCAACCGGGGCCAAGGACCGCGCGAGCGCTCCTCGATAATCGAATCATCTGGTGCGTGTGGGGTGCgtgtggcgtgcgtgcgttgcgCGGGCTCGGAAAGGATGGCTTCTCGGACGGGCTGTAGCGAAAAGAAGTGTACCGCCAATATACTTACTATTTCGCGCTTGAGGCTCTGGATGTTGTAGTTGGCCTGCGCCAGCCGGACGCTGAGCGTCGCCACGTCGCCGGTCAGCTGGGCCCGTTCGCCCGAGTTCCGGTCGACCAGCTTCAGCAGCTTGTCCTCCAGGTTCTGGTTCAGCTTCTGGACGCGCTTGTGCGACTCGTACAGCCGCTCGTACTTGTCCTGCCACGCGATGATGCTGTCCTCGAGCTCCACCTGCCGGTCGCTCTCCTGCAGGCAGGCGCTCTCCATCGCCAGCAGCTGCGAGTGCTTGTCCGCCAGCGCACCCTTCAGCGCCTCGATCTCGGCCGCCAGCTGCCTCTCGCACGGCtgtccgcggtccgcgcggAAGATAAAAAGGATCCAGGATCAGTTGGGGGTGGTGCGGACGTCAAGTGTGGGTCCCTTTTCACACGCCCCGAAGGGCCCCAAAATCACCCGAACGGTCCGAGCCGCAAAAAGACAGACACATCACAACGCCATTGGGTAACGAACCGGAAAAGGACCAAACAAGTTGCGGGAGGGTTCGCCGAGTCCGCCGAGGACATAACAAAACCCTCGCTCCAGTCGAAGGGGAATCGAAGGGCACAAATAGCGGACGgaaatggtgtgtgtgtgtgtgtacgtgtaaCAGAATCCTCGGGAATAAAAAGGGGAAACAGAAATGGATGGGAAAATCCAACCAAATCGGGACTGCAACTaggaaccgaccgacaccgaggaGCCCTTTGGAATGCACCATAAAGCCCCATCGCAGTTTTGGCTGTTTGTTTGGCCGTTTGGTCGAAAACGGATCTGTTTTGCGGACTTCTGCCGATGAGTAATTCCCGTTTTGGAAGGGAACGCCGGCAGTGGAATCGGCCCGTTCGGACCGGCACTTTGAGAGCCACTCCGAAAGGCTGCTGTCGACAATGTTTTAGTGCAATAAGTTGCTCTCAAAGCCACCTGTTCAGGGTGAGTTTTACAACCCCTAAATGGTTGATAAAGGGTCGTCTTCAACATTCAAAGAAGTCAGCTCTTGTTGCTGATCCAATTCCCAACATTTCAATAGATATCCTGACTCGATCTTAATATTTTAACTCAGTAAAGATGTTGAATGTGTCTGCCTTTCAATTACTTCGTTGTTAGCCATCATTCAAAAGGAGCTCTTTAACAGGATTTGTCTTGAAACTTGGCGTGTAATTATTTGGACTTTGAgttaattcatgcggtttttattcccggattccgtgtcgatagaactgCTCGTCTTTAGAAGCGATCTAGTCAGAGATCcatgctgccaaatcgttactcatgcaacggaagATGTTGTCGGTCGTTgtaatgttgaaaaatcagtttattaAGTCTTctatcccattctggtcgaTTCATTGTtaaagcttgcttcaaacgcattagTTGTTGTCGATGGTGTTGTCCTTCAATAACTTCATTACATTTTGAATGCTCATAGTACATCACACACTTCATATCCCACCAAATGCACGGCATAACCTTTGCAGTGTGTATATTTCGCTTTGCGGTTGCGATAAACCTGGTTCCACAGGCTGAAGCCaggtttttttgcgtttaggatcATCGTAATATCTTTCCTTTTCATCACTAGTAACGATTCGGcacaagaacccctttctttttctgtaaACTGTCGTGTGACCATCTCCTAAAGCTTCTGCAGGGGATTTCTGCGTTTGGCATACATCCTGATCGATCAATATGCTGCCAATTTCTcatcatcaaacttttttTGATTATCCAGGTGGCGTTCTTGGTCTTGGAAGCCAACATAACCACTTTGAAACCGCGCAAGCATCACATCTGACACGTTCTCTCGGCAAGAGtatgttcaccataaacatccacTAAAATACGGTGAAGGTTTTTGTAGCACTTCTCTTCATgttgaagtaatgaagaagtactccccACAAAAACAGTTTACCAGCACTAAACTCGACATCttcagatgcttaaaaaaggtgttgtttccactttaacaaaaacatCTATGCTGCGTTATAAACATGTGTGACATCTGTGACAACAAGTCCTAATAAGACCCTTATCGCCTTTGCTAGAACAAAGCAAACACCATTTTAATCAAGACTATTCCAATCAGGCTATCCAGGTGTTATACTTCAACAATTGAAATTTTAAGAACCTTTTAGAAACTTCTTCTCTGGCAAATGGTACACCAGAACTCATCAGCTGCTGCAACGTGCTCTATACACAACCCAGAGGCAGCATCCGAACGTGGCAGATAAGCCAAAActgacacacaacacaacaccaacaccaccgtgtgtgtgtgtgtgtgtgtgtctggcaaCGTTggtgaaattttatttattacagtTTAATCTAGCGCAAAGTGCGGTGCCCGGAAGCTGGCTCGGGCTCTCTCGGGCCCTTCACAAGCCGACAAGCCGAACGGTGACGGTAACAATCTGGGCGGCCCGACAAGATAGGACAAACACCCTGGGGTATGTTTTGGGGGGGTCAGGGCATCTCGCGGTGACACCAGCGCGATGCTGTGCCGTGTCGTGTAGGTCGCTGGCTGATAAGCGGCACTGGCGTGCTGTTTAACGGCGCGGAATTTGTGGTCAGCCGCGAATGGCGCTGACATAAAATAGCGCGAGCGGCCTGCTAGGGATGCCCCAGATGGCACTGACCCGCCAGTGCCATGTGTCGCGGGGGGGGCTTTGATGAGCGGTTTGGTCCAAGAACTCGAAATTGGGTGTCAACTCGCGGGCTCAGAACATAATCTGATCACCCGATTTGAATGACGGTTCATTAGATGGTGGCCCGATTTTCGGAAGACTGGCAGGACCCACCGGGGACTCCCATCAGCAGCCGCCAGAGtgacacatcatcatcatcatcataaatgAATGACGGGTTGGTCTTTCGGAGCAGAGTTTACATTTAGTGGTGAAATAATTACAGCACCAGCATACCGGGATGGGCACGGGACGGGTGCGCTGCCGGGGggataattgaattttccaacaGTTACCGGAAGGGCCACCAAATCGaacggggcacacacacacacacaccgaggacgCCATGATGGACGACCTGTTGCAAATTAAAATCAGCCCTCGTCGGTCCGTGGTTCCAGGATCTAAAGCTTCCTGCGCTGGTCGGTGCTGGTGGGTTCCCGGGAGGCCACACCCCCCTCCTGCCACCCTGACAACCAATTAGGCTCTCTCCCGCAAGGTGAaattaattagaaaataaaattaacgtGATACACGTTGCGCTCCGTTTGCTGCGCCATCGGACACTGGGACAGGTATCACCGGAAGTGCTGCGGCATCGAACCCATCGGGAGTGAAacggaagacgacgacgtcactcgacgacgatggtgttggtgctacacacacacacacacacacacgccgttCTTGGCCCCAAAAACACAGGGACCGCATTCAGGTAATCAGGTCGGGGCGGGCAGGATGCACCGGTTTACGTCACCGTGTGCACCGGCGAAGTGCACATTTCACCGACTGCGTCATCATCTCAAACTTTAATGGGCCAGACAAGTATGTGACAGtccgttttttatttgttgttggCCCAACACTTGGCTGGGTACCGTTCTTTTCCCAAAGGGCCAACGCTCGAACGGGGGTTGTCTTTCTGTGTCTCCGAAACAAAGAAAGGGCGAACCACCGGGGGCCCAAAAGGAAGGTCAACATTTCAGTTCGCATCGCCCGGAAGGGGTGTTCGGGGCATTACAAACGATCTGACGAACGATGGGAAAATTGACACGGCAACAcggaaacacaaacacagagacAAGGGGGCCCGGCCCACACGGGGGTTGCTCGTCGTGCGTGTGTCCTGAAGGGGTGTAATCCTCGCTCTGGTACTGCCAATTTATGTTTGgtcgtcacacacacgcggagccTCGATAAGCGTTgctggccgcgtgtgtgtgtggagtgcaCGCCTCCCCATTGCGTATCGCGGTCCCCGTCCGGACACACTTCTGGTCACCTGCCGAGCCGAGGTGTCCGTGTTTGTTGCTTTCCTTTTGTGCTCGGCCTTAAACGGGACCCGTTTATTACTGCAGCGCTTCGGCTGGCACAACCACAAACActcatgcacacacacacacacacatggcacACGTTGTCCTTGTTAcacccccgcacacacacacacacacacacacacagacacggagCGAAAAGGAGCTGATCGGGAAGTCAAAAGGACACCCCATCGACACACGGATCGAAGGCGAAGGCCCCTCGCAATGGACGGTACCTGTTCGCTGGTGGACGACATTTTGCAGCACGAGACTCCACTTCACGCGCACGGGGACACTCTTCACAGTtcaaacgcacgcacgaacgccGCTGCGGTCAAACACGCGGCTCCCGCATCGCAATCCTCGCGAAGAAGGTTTTCCTCCTCACACGGTCTGGAAAATGGTTGTTTTCGCGGTCGCTTTTATCGTTTACTGTTACGTTGTTGCGTTGttgccccgtgtgtgtgggcagAAAAAAGGCGACTCCGACGCGACGGCCGTTCGCAGCTTCCGGGCGCAGCGACAAAACAATAAGCGAGCAGGcgagcgaccgaccggacggTGGAAAACAGTGTGAATCCCGCCGTGTGGTTCGCGTAAGGAGAGCGCACGCGAAAACTCgcactcacacgcacgcacacgggcaCGCGCGCAGgactctcggtcggtcggaaaattcGATGGGTAACGGGGCAGGATGTCCTTGTGCGGGGGGCACCAAATGTCAGAATTGTGGCACCCAGTGGGAGGGCACGCGCCGCGGGAACGGCAACTGTTTGCTACTCAGATGATTCGTCGCACAATTCGTGGTTCTCCGCAATTCTTTGATAAGggattaaaatgtttaaatttcgcgcgagagagagcgcgagagcgagagagagggggagagtGCGAACCGATTGACAGTTAGGAATATGGGTGCTTCGGCACGCAGCAGCTGCAGGGCACACTTCAAGTGCCACAGTTGAGTGTCACGCTCGATGGTGAAACGtttcggtgaaatatttcacacaaCGAGCGGCATTTTGAATCGTCGCTTTGTGATTGGGGTGGCTGTAATAAAATGTTCCTTAATGTTCCTGAGTATATAGACGATCGGGTAAAGCTGTTGTCCATTATGCtacgttgcccgttgactgtttttgtcataataaataaataaataaatttgcaaGACCAGAACGTTGTGCGTGCTTCCTGCAAGAAGAATTTACCAACACTCTGTCTCGTATAAATTTGTCTGTCCCTTTCCGATGCttgagacgacgacccaaCCTGGAACTTAGAGTTGACGCGCGGTCTTCCCTCACTGGGCACAATgatccattgctttctctgtgtcgtacttacaacaactactcgtcttttcttgactttaatatgtccctcgatcaatgtcgtgatgtttttgctttcatgtcttcttggtaaatgtttcgtcctcgtATTGTCTCCGGTGTCTTGCacaaatatcggttaccagcttcgtcgttgcgtttcgtcagtttggTTAGTGCTAGTTTAAGTGATAGGTTAAGTctttttttgtcaattaggctaagctgcccgttgactgttttccaataaataaataaataaataaataaataaataaatgtttctttCCACTTTCGCGATCGCCGTTAACCC
Coding sequences within it:
- the LOC128277468 gene encoding tight junction-associated protein 1, whose protein sequence is MSSTSEQPCERQLAAEIEALKGALADKHSQLLAMESACLQESDRQVELEDSIIAWQDKYERLYESHKRVQKLNQNLEDKLLKLVDRNSGERAQLTGDVATLSVRLAQANYNIQSLKREIERYKTDISVAIQLLQCKPDSFVSPKLSSLPIEIQSKVATYMRLETNSHSDSEGSTSGVGVATANAYHVLPASDSPPPLCPFPPTAMVYSMRGLGKC